From Solanum lycopersicum chromosome 4, SLM_r2.1:
ttaatatttgtataacttatatgattttttattgatatttcaGAAACTTCATTCGTAAATTATGAGagaatttatgtattattatgcgaaatataaaagatgaaataatatataaattcacTCATAACTAATTCCTAAGTtactatacaaatataattgtaACCAACTACCAAACAACCAATAAGTGTTTTAGCCACTTGTTGACCCcttgataataatatttctttatcTCTATATTCATCTTATAACATTTCgttaaattacatataaatattcaaggaataacattttttttttacttttttatcgAACactaaataagtaaatattaatGTATATTACAAGTACGTATAGAGAATTTACATTATCGATTCATTTTTAGAAATACTTATAGagaataatatgataataatgaGGATAAGAAATTAGTAaaacaattctttttatttttgacaatttaattacaattttaaacAAACTCATATAATTAATTGGAGTTTAAATTActatataatactttttttgttatttttatttaaatattaacaatatgtgaacatattcaaaaaaaaaaaaagtatttctaAAAGTAAATTAacgaaataattttcttttccacCATTCATAGAGGGaagtcaattttattttatttttttacgttTAACACAATTTGGTGATTCATGAACTGCAAGTCAGAAGCATATCGCatccaaatatttattttcttcatttcattttttaaaaaataactttttttataatttttaaattttaactttcaaaCTTCAGTATAACATATTCAAGACTATAAGATTAAagaatatttaagttaattcacTCAACATATTTTTAATCTAAAGCCATAAGATTAAaagtatcttttattttttttatatattttcattttagcttaaaatcagataaataaattaaaataaagaaagcaTATATTATCTTTGTGGTAACTTTAATTGGTGCAAATATGTTTGTTGTCTATAACTAGGAATAACAGCTGCGAGCTAATAATTAACTCTTccattatataaataatattctcATTCTCTTAGGTGAAAAGATCTAAGTTTTTTTGACATTCATCGCACGGAATCGAGTATTGTAagtccataaaaaaaatatacttatatattttatgttcaaattatattcttattgtCACATTAAATCACTCCTTTGCTTAAAAATGAGGTTATTCAAAGTTCCAACGAACATGTTTTTACAGTAGGACTAAAGTTTCATACTTCCCATCAATACATACgttcattttatatttcttgttttCGTTTTCGAGATACTATATTCTTGGATACTGACATTATGTATCGaatatttttttgcttattAAATGTCTTAGAATAAAAGATGAGTTAATTTAAGAACCACAAATTGAAAGACATATCACATCCAAATATAATACATCATGTCAAAATAATTTGACTTTTTAATTAGCCAATATATTCGATAAAAggatataattttcatttttctttcgaTCCATCTTTACTTTAACCATATTATAGATAATTGTTTTCAAATTCTTTGTATTTGGGTCtcttgaaattaaataaataagcccaataaaaataaataagattataTTGCTAGTGTTAACATTTCCAAAACAcgattttattaatcaaaacacAAATATTACATAAGTAATTGACATATATTGATTCAACTTCAATCTTTTTATAAAAGAACGATATGAAACATTAAAGCTCCCGCTATTTGTAGAAGGATATTGATCCAACCCCTTATTGACATGTGGattttataaagataattttgcTTAGTCTACTAATTAATTTGATCACAAAATCATTCCTTGCGTTTGAGAGAAACAACCAAATTAACATAAACAGCTCTCTTCTTGTAAATGTAATCATCCACAAGATCACCATATACACTAAACAAatcattcataatttcatttccAAAATGATTTTCCACCATTGATTCAACCACAGCCCTAATTGTTGTAGCGACTTGTTGACCCGttgatgataatattttttcattcgaTAGATTTGAAGAAACGCTAGCTTCCCACTCAATCTCAAAAGTTTCGATATGATCAATTATAAATGACCCTTCATTTGCTACAGCAATTTTCACTTCCTCAGGACATGGTGCATAGTATGGTGCATTAAATGAGTctattttctccttttctaCTAGACCCTACATTAAAAAAGAAGTTGTATGacatatttcattaatttggtCCCTAAGcaaacatttaatattttcaggTACAAAAGATAATATACgacatataattaataatttttttaaaatttataactaTATGTTATCTTGTCAGCACAAATACTAACATAATTGTAACTTATCTTTATCTCATCTTCATTCAATTCTAGATAAAAAGATATAATGTATATACAAATCTAGTTATGTTGAATACTCAGATATGTGCAACAATTCTATTATGTAtactttttgatttttcatcGTTCATATCTCTAAGCTTAAGCTCATCTCAGTTATTATTATCACatataataatgattttttgaaaaaattatcattttttatttaattttacgagcttatatatatttcaagaaaaaatttactaGATCTCTAAATATATCAGATcgaatttaattttgatttgaactctcaaataaattaataaaagatcGATAATCATTTAATTTCGACTAATCCCTCGTATTTACTTTTATTAGTctaatatactaaaaaattatttatttcctttttagatatcgttttagaaaataatttacctTTGAGACTAAATTAGAAAGCGCATTTGCGAGAAGTTCCCATTGGTAGTAACAACCATCTTCAATGGTGGGATCAATAGAGCTCCTCCCCATTAGTGACAACAACATCCTCCCGCCGGGGACTATCTCCGGTGAACGTGATCGGAGAAATGTTGAGAAATCGTTCTGGAACTGTGACACGTATGCATTGATGACGTCACTTGGACTAGTATGTGATATGTATAATTTCCCTTTGTTTAGAGATGACATTGCATTATTAGTACCCAAACCAAGTGGAACCTGCATTTGACTTTAAATTATATACGCTGGCTGACAATATAATGatagttaatttaaaaaaaaaataaaaaatacttattaGTTATTGTATAgattattaatatatgttaattaaataGAATTATTTATGATACTACTCTTTATTATTTACACTTTTATAGTGTATCGAACATAAACTCTATACATACAATACCTTACTTTTACCCTATATTTATTCGTACTTAAATGTATAATGTagctttatgtattatgatccTAAAGGAAACGTCTTTTTAAATTGGCTGAAAggcaaaaataacaaaaggaatAGATGTAtcatgttaattttattattattattattaaagagaaaattgtaAATATCGTGTTACACATTTTTGGTAAcgtaaaaatagaaaataaatgaaatatattggGTGACTTGTTCCATCAAAGTGGTAGTTTAAATATGGTTTATATATCTAGTGGAGtcaattccttttaattttgtagtgctaattaattataatacatTTCCTTTAATCATACATTAGAGATAAACTTTTCAATCAAGAACAGATCAATAACAGATTGGTGGTTAACAATTATCTTAGTCGTCTTAtatcttgtttttgtttttaaggGATAAAAATGGATACTTTGGGTATGTTTCGTAgagaggaaaatatttttcgatttTTTCGCATTTGATTGGTCAAAATGGTTAGAGTACATTTTctatttgtttaaaattatgCTAGATGATGTGTAAATTCGTAAATTTTCTTGCTTACTGGCTAACactaaaaaataagtaaaaaactcgtgtgtgttttttttctttttaaaaaagatgttttcaaagaattcatttttttaaaaaaaaaaatattcttcctACCAAACACACCCAAATTGTTAACAAAACAATTCCGAATTATTTGGACATAGGTAATAGCATACTAATTCTTGTACGGCAAAAGCTAGAGCACATGGCTTATTAATTACTAAATTTTCGtttcttaataatataattcagATATAAAAtctttacaaaatataattttgagtaCATATCAATGAAAACCAAATAAAGAAAGTATTCTCTCcgtttgttaaaaaaataatttaatttaa
This genomic window contains:
- the LOC101264819 gene encoding probable jasmonic acid carboxyl methyltransferase 2, with product MEVIQVLHMNNGEGETSYAKNSNIQRKIISATNSTLKEAILNIMCNNNKNMPESIGIADLGCSSGPNTLIVVSEIIDIIDETSRNSGISFPELKISLNDLPGNDFNDVFRSLPSFFDKVKEEKGAENCYIVGVPGSFYGRLFPQKSMHFVHSSSSLHWLSQVPLGLGTNNAMSSLNKGKLYISHTSPSDVINAYVSQFQNDFSTFLRSRSPEIVPGGRMLLSLMGRSSIDPTIEDGCYYQWELLANALSNLVSKGLVEKEKIDSFNAPYYAPCPEEVKIAVANEGSFIIDHIETFEIEWEASVSSNLSNEKILSSTGQQVATTIRAVVESMVENHFGNEIMNDLFSVYGDLVDDYIYKKRAVYVNLVVSLKRKE